In Deinococcus psychrotolerans, a genomic segment contains:
- a CDS encoding YgdI/YgdR family lipoprotein: MKKNLMLLALTGIFALAACSPPAIPAAQVQQLTDDRQGR, encoded by the coding sequence ATGAAAAAGAATCTGATGCTGCTGGCTCTCACTGGAATCTTTGCTCTCGCCGCCTGCTCACCACCCGCGATTCCCGCCGCTCAGGTTCAACAGCTCACCGATGATCGTCAGGGCCGCTGA
- a CDS encoding lysozyme inhibitor LprI family protein, giving the protein MNRHHLNRVAASCMIWASLTLPSMSQAQNKCEGSLTDFDAVYCYQKVFLQADKDLNTVYGKLMSALPGSAKNTLKTLQRTWIKDRDASSVIDRDGFKYVSVGRATQMTVTRVNELNDRLRECLSSGCRVALLR; this is encoded by the coding sequence ATGAATCGACATCATCTGAATCGGGTGGCCGCAAGCTGCATGATCTGGGCCTCACTCACACTCCCCAGCATGTCGCAGGCGCAGAACAAGTGCGAGGGCAGTCTGACTGATTTCGACGCCGTTTATTGCTATCAGAAGGTCTTCTTACAGGCGGATAAAGACTTGAACACCGTTTATGGTAAACTGATGTCTGCCTTGCCAGGCAGCGCGAAGAACACACTGAAAACGCTCCAGCGAACTTGGATAAAAGACCGAGATGCCAGCAGCGTCATTGACAGAGACGGCTTCAAATACGTTTCAGTCGGCCGCGCCACTCAGATGACTGTTACCCGTGTTAACGAGTTAAATGATCGCTTACGCGAATGCCTCAGCTCTGGTTGCAGAGTGGCTTTACTGCGTTAA
- a CDS encoding alpha/beta hydrolase, whose amino-acid sequence MKNFVGVALTLACGFAIAGGSGPTVSSTQAVTFQAGDGLTVYANYIPASPGAPVILLFHQADNNKSEYADITPQFRRLGFATLAVDARSGHATHAGDNRNLTAEAYEKKTGNTAGYDQALPDLEAALAWAKRADQQRKVFVVGSSYSANLVLFLGAQHPQDVQGILSFSPQANEATLKVASTVKIPVFITSSDSTEEIEAVKAIYSVLKSANKVQYVPTSGSHGALALSSVFNPAGNAGYWKALGIFLNGLK is encoded by the coding sequence ATGAAAAATTTCGTTGGTGTGGCATTGACTTTGGCCTGCGGCTTTGCCATTGCTGGCGGAAGTGGCCCAACCGTGAGCAGCACTCAGGCAGTCACCTTTCAAGCCGGGGACGGCCTCACGGTCTATGCCAACTACATTCCCGCTTCGCCGGGTGCGCCTGTGATACTGCTCTTCCATCAGGCCGACAATAACAAATCCGAATACGCTGATATTACCCCGCAATTTCGTCGTCTGGGCTTTGCGACCCTGGCGGTCGATGCACGCAGCGGCCACGCCACCCATGCAGGTGATAACCGAAACCTCACTGCAGAGGCCTACGAGAAGAAGACGGGTAACACCGCTGGATATGATCAGGCACTCCCCGATCTGGAAGCGGCGCTTGCGTGGGCTAAACGTGCCGATCAACAGCGCAAAGTGTTTGTGGTTGGCAGCAGCTATAGCGCCAATCTGGTGCTGTTTCTCGGGGCGCAGCACCCACAAGACGTGCAAGGCATTCTCTCGTTTTCTCCCCAGGCCAACGAGGCGACCCTCAAGGTCGCCTCCACCGTAAAGATCCCTGTGTTCATCACGTCGTCGGACAGTACTGAGGAGATTGAGGCTGTGAAGGCCATTTACAGTGTTCTGAAGAGTGCTAATAAGGTTCAGTATGTCCCCACCAGCGGATCTCACGGAGCGCTGGCCCTCTCCTCGGTCTTCAATCCCGCCGGCAATGCAGGGTACTGGAAGGCTTTGGGAATATTTCTGAACGGACTGAAGTGA